TACCAGCAAAAGAAGTGCTTACTTGTTTTTCGGCTGCAGATGCAATGAAAATCCTCCTGTTTTCCAATGTGCAGTTTCAAATGTGAATATTTCTACATCACCATATCGTAACAAGAGTTAATATGTCAAATTCATATGATAGTTTTATTAACTTGCATCTTTACCTATCACTACCGGATTAAGGGGGGTttgaaaatcttaaaataagtttaattttgtaataaactATTTCTTCTTTTAATGTTATCTTTACTATAAATTGAATATGTAGCACTGAATAGAGTGACACGTTGTCGCTACACTCCTTTAAATATACACGAGTCATAATTACATTGGCCTGAGGGTAACTTGATAGTTAAAAGATAAAAGGATTTAATTAAGACAATGAAATACAGGTATCCctatattttattacttttttggTTTTATGATTAAAACGACGTTTTTGTAAGcttgatttgaagaaaaatactTTTCACCCTATCAtatataagattattttttttagaaaatgacaCTTGTGCAAACTTTATTTCCACATATGTTTCTATTGCTCAAATGTATAGCATTCTAAATGAAAATTGGAATCCTCCTAGTTCTTTTCCTTTTCATAAACGTGAAATATACGGGTTCTAATGATGCTTCTAATATGCGTGGCTGCACTATTTCCCATGCATTGTCTTTTCAACTTCACAGGAGAAAATGAATTGCAAATTTTGCGTTTTGTTTGCTACACAATTCACCATTTGTTTTACGCAATTCTGAACATGTTCCGGGGTTGTCAGTGGTTGTACTGACAACCACTGACAACCCCGGAACACGTTCAGAATTGagtaaaaaaaatggtgaatGTTAATCtcacaaataaacaacaaaataccACCAAACAGCCTTATCACAAAGCTTTAACAACACACATAATAAGGAGCGGCTAGTGAAATAGATGCAAGGGGTGATACAGCAATTGCAAAACGGGTAGATAGGAtctataatttaataatttgcTAAGTTAGGTTTCtacatatatcttttatatttttcaagagCCAAAAacgcaaattaaaaaaaaataatggtaaaaTCTTCATCAAAGGCAATCACTCTTATAAGGAGTCGACTGACTCTTTCAATCAAATAAGCTTATTTCTACAACTTTGTCTTTCTGGTCAGTTTTGCCTTTTTAAACATACTCTTTAcgtaatataattttttagacaataggaaaaaaattgtcaattaagggcaataactcctattaGAAGTGTCTGGCAATTTTGAAACATATGGACAAATGTAGGAACTCAAcattctgaacatttttgcccatgtgagattttttgtttttataacagttttcaAATAATAGACAAAGACTTTCATTTTAccacctatgttctatttagaGCCATGTTGGACACCTTAGTTGTCATGTGGAATCATCAAACACATCTTTCAAACTAATGATGTTTGTGGCCAAATGTCGGTTAAATTCTGTCCAGTTGTTTCAGAAGGgattgtaaaatttaacacaaaacgATGGACACCAGGTGATGAGAAAAACTCACTTGGCACTGGGTGCCCCATGAGCTAGAAAGCAAATAATAAAGACACAATAATGACCTATGTCAAAAGAGCAGTAATAAGAAAACTCATATTAGCAATTTGAATCAATACAAAACATAATgacttcaaaaatatttttgctcAAGTACCACAATAAATCAACTCCTAGGATTTACAATTCGTTTTTTTGGATGATAAAAGTACCTTTTATGTTTTTGTGATTAAAAGCATTTACTTCTCACATTTTTAACTTATGTTTTGTAATTAGACACAGCTGTCAAGGTTTGATATGCAGGAACAAAGGGGGTTTTGAAAGGatattttagaagaaaaaaatacaaggaCAATGACAGACACAAAGTGATTACAAACATTCAGTCATATTTACAGGCAATGTGTGCTAAAATACGGGAGGCACATGATACAAGAGAATTGTGTAACAGTTCTAAATATGCAAGACAATTGGATAATATAATTCTTCAGTCACCAAAGCATCAATAGTCATCTTTCAGTCAGGCTCTGGACATTGACCtttggaaatattttcaaagataaTTTTGTTCACTTTGCAAGACCATTGGTGTGTTGCATGTTGCCCTATGATTGCTTAAATCCATTGGTATTCACTTTGTTTGATAATTGTCTCAAAGCAGTTATTACACATCTCCATATTTTATATATGGTGTTGAAAAAGATATCATTCAAAGACATTGTCAGAAAAGTCCTCATACAACATGAAAagcatcccatgcagtaatataatataaatgagGTTTTATCCAGGTGtgacaatattttaatataaacactTGTTTAACATGTAACATGATATTATGTTTGTGTCCaattaaatataacaatgattGAACATTACTTTGTACAGGAATAACTGTATAACACTTATTGTgggtttattattattattacttggataccagttttcatgatctTTACAGGTATAGGTGAACCATGAAATTCAAATGATCAATGGATTCCACATTTTCTGTAAAGATGAGCATGCAGAGATTagtaaaaccatgaaattaaatacccAAAATTCAAGTTTTCCTAAATCCCCGAAAATTAAAacctacaaaaataaataaatccacagtagcACATTATCAATGATTATGATGAAGAAGTTCATGTATTTGCTGCAATGTAATTAACAgtgtacatcataaaatactGTGTAAGGGACATGATTAGTAAGTCAATCACTAACTTATCAAACTCTCATTGTCCACGATCTTATAAACAATTTGTTGACATGTTCTCGTATATTTGATGAAACAGTCTCAAAATTACAATATTCAAGCTataacatgacacaacaaaTGCTATCTTCTGTGTGACGATTCCTGTAAACTTTGTTCCATTAATTGTAAATCATGGGAATCGTCTTTTACAATTTGAATCAAGTGTTTTAGACCATCTTGTTGCTGCTTCAGTAGCTgaaagaataataaatatttattttatcaatatgatcAAAGGAGGCAGTAAAATTTTACACTTTAAATTAGAGGACAGAGgtaaaaaaataagtgtttggTTCAACAAGTCTTACcttctttattttaatcattattgATGTGCAAACACATTGGTTTCTCCTATAGaagagtaaaataacaaaaaatccaaacttcaacatgttcaagggAAATTCATTATTGAAATCCCCTCTTAGAATAAATATTGCATTCAACTTTCCATGGCTTCATAAGTCTacattactgtaaattcagaaattattgcgtgcatttattattgtgattttagacttaaatgtgattttaatttttacgattgtCTGAAAAATCATGTTTggatcatataaaatatttcaaaatgtgagtttaaatcattgtgtttacaactctgtcacatttttcgcaataataaaaacctcacaataatttctgaattttcagtaatttggcatataatacaaaaattacattgCATCTTATAAAAGTTCACATACAGGTAAGGGTACTACAAAtacaaatcatttttatttacttgaagaagtaaacatggtaaatattgatatatctatatactgtgttttcatttattttggtgggtaccaatttttgtggattaaaaaaactttaaaatgtctgcaatatgacagttcttgtccattctttttacatgtgttttgtcatttgattttgccgtgTAATTAGTAActtttccatttgatttttctctgagttcagtatttttgtgattttagtttttgcatacttgtggatatttaattttgtggttttggcaACGTCAGCACACATTCCttcagaaaatttgtaatttgttgaacacttaaattcgtggttccccTACCTacctgtacccacaaaaattagtatccaacgaTTATTAATGCatctgttccggaccatatgagtatctggaccatacacgtatggtcatgaccatatgggtatatactcatatggtccgaccatacgcgtatggtcggggtaatcaacaagcatacttttaaacttttcattAGGTGTGACCCTTCTGATTGTTACGTCACTAAATTgtcatttcattatatattaaaaaaaaaacagtttcacaCAGTTAATATAACTTACTATTTGTAAGTATAATTATAAGATTTCAAACTCAAATGAACATATTGtaaaaggaattttattgtttaaagtaggAGTCACTGACATCACCGGCAAgcatcatgatattttttaaagatcatgatattttttaaggcATTTTTGATAAgtgaaatattaaaagttcTTTATTTCTATGCAtctattttaatcttaattataagaCCTGTAAAATAGCATTTAAGAGCCATGACATAGCTACTGTCTTTATTTACTTTGATCTGTGATATTCATTTTACCGTATTGGAGATCTAGAGTTTCTTAAAAACACTGTAGACACATCGGAATTGTCCGAGTCGATTTAACTGCGCACAGCCAAAACAAGAAATTGCAGGAAGGCAACATGTATGATACCGTGTGAATGTCATTCTATTTAAAGTTTACAAAATCATACACAAATacaattagcgatgaaaactaagacCAACTGActgtggcatcaatatttaatgtttatgtagcttttgaaatgtaaaattaatacgtattatttctattgtacatttgaaaaaatacctaaatggtcaaaatactcatatggtccggcccgttaatatccaaacgagtataatactcatatggtccgaccatacgagTACGGTCgaaccatacgcgtacggttgAACCATACGCGTACTGTCGAACCATACACGTATGAGTAttcgcatatggtcatgaccatacacggatggtccaaatactcatatggtccggaacacaTCTACACTAGGTTAATTTGTAAGAtacttattcatattttatttatgtgtatAGGTAAATTATTCTATTGGCTGAGTTATATCCCTAAGACATTCAGATTTTTACTTATACAAATAACTAATGATAACTAGTACAAGCAGCATCCCTGACTGACATACTAATAATTCTAATATGACTTTGCAGATTATTAAATACTTAAATGTGATCTGACAGTCATTAAAATAGTTTCACTTGGTTAACACTTCAGTAAACTGGTTGCAAAAACtactttgaaatataataaacacaATTGTGTAAACACTTAATAGATTTCAGCGTGATATATTCATGTACAAAACACATGAATGAAATCCTTTGGTTCGAAGAAAGTggaaatttaatgaaaaaatgtatttgatatcTGGTTAGAATTGAGTTATAAGGATAATATGCTGAGGTAATTGATGTGTAAAAAGGGGAAAACTTTACTTTAAAGTTCctcaaaatttaaatcattttgtaaGTCAATCTGGCATAGTTTACAGATTGATAACATCTGATTTCAATCTATCATAATTTCATGGCTTTTATGTTGTGAAACAAAATTCCTGTACTAATCAAGGAAACATGGCAATCAACAAAAAACATGCATTGCTTAAGTctattgtacaagttaaaatGATGTTACACCTTTTGTACAAAACtaaaggctctaaagagcctgtgtcgctcaccttggtctatgtgaatattaaacaatggacacagatggattcatgacaaaattgtgttttgatgatggtgatgtgtttgtagatcttactttactaaacattcttgctgcttacaattatctctatctataacagtagtttctgtggaaaatgttagtgaaaatctacaaattttatgaaaattgttaaaaattggctatgaagggcaataactccttagagggtcaattgactattttggtcatgttgacttatttttagttcttactttgctgtacattattgctgtttacagtttatctctatctataataatattcaaaataataaccaaaaacagcaaaatttcctcaaaattaccaattcaggggcagcaacctaacaacctaatgtcggattcatctgaaaatttctgtgcagatagatcttgacctgataaacaattttacctcatgtcagatttgctctaaattctttggtgtttgagttataagctaaaaaatgcattttacccctatgagCTATTATTAGCCATGGTCGCCATCTTGTTGGTTGGCCGGTCACCggacaaatttttaaaactagataccccaatgatgattgtagccaagtttggttaaatttggcccagtagtttcagaggagaaggccaggtgagctaaaaaattgACAACTTACATTTATACCATTATTTCTTCTGAATGTTTACACTTAATTTATTATAAGTGTATATGCCCACCACAATTCTTTATCTGCAAGTTATTAACAAAAAGTGTCTGCTTAAACTAACCTGTTTGATTTCTTGTTGTAATGATGGATCCATTTGGTAACTAAAGTCAGCTCTATTTCCTGCTAAATGATTCTGCATACGGATTTGGGACATTAATTCATTTAGCCTTCCCTGaaaaaattcataataaaatttagtaaacaaaataaatgactaagttttatcaattaatattattaaaagtacATAAGTTTAGGCTCATTTGGATTTACTTTACACATTGTTTTCCTTTcttattattcaattttacaTCTTTTACTGTTATGCTGTCAATATTTACTGAGAAgcaaaatgtttaaatcaatgaaaatacatttttgtttatcaattcCGTTAGAAGTTGTCTCCTTTATTCTGTAAGTGCAAAATTAGACCTTGATTCACAATGAATTAAAGAATATGAACACTCCACTATCAAATTCAAATGGGCACCAAGAAATACTTTGTACATCTTTATGTATTCTGAAATGTAAAGTGAGTCTCCAaatttttcctgttttttttatcaaagtatATCTTATGTAATTACAAAAGACTTTAAACATGGTAAACCATTGCCTAGTAAATCTTCAATATGAAGAGATCCTTAATGTAGATACCTCAAGGTATGCAGGGATGGTATGATAATGACATAAAATGTAATAGAAGATGtatcaagaaaaaaaagaaaaaaaaacttcaagaATGATTGTGATTAAgtttcatttcaatttaaaattcagatgagaatatttttgtttgagtTATTGGATAAAGACAGTACCAAgtaatgagaaaaactcatatgGCCCTagtgagttaaaaaaaaattaaaaaatctttcaaaattaaCTGGACATACTTTAAACTGTGTTGGATGATTTAATTCTGCTTGAGTTTTCTCTAAATGGACCCTGAGTTGCTCTTCGTCAGCCTGTATGGCGTAACCCATCTTTCTGAAGATTTCCTGTTTAACCACTACTTGTAATAACCTGTGACTCAGTTCTATGTGTTTTCTTTTGTATTCATCCATTTTTGACatcatattattttgtttttgttggaaCTGTTGTAATTCATTTGCTATCAtctgaaaaaagaataaaaattttaaaaaaatatttacatttgtatattgtaaCATGCACTCTTCTTGCCATTTAGATTTATCAATTACACATCATAAATTCTCAAATAGACTCTGAACAACCAACACACATGCTCCTTGCAATTAAAAATGTAGCAAGACAAAAACTAGTGGAATTCTGAGGTCAGCTGACATATTACCACACAGTTTTTCACTGTATATGTTAATTCCATATCATAAAGATGTCTTTACTACTAATTggtacatttatttaattttttgagaAATGGTCTAGACAATTTATACAGTAATTGTTATATGAAAGAGTCGCtaaatatttactaaaatatgttgatcttaattaaaaaagttaacaatacgCCTATGAAACCTTATGAATATAAACTTATTCCTCCATAGTATTGTCTGAATTGATGTAAGAAAAACACTTCAGTGTCACAAGGTAAGAATAAATCAAATGTTGCAGATTAGCAATGCATTAATTATAGTGGTTTTATATTCTGTACACATAACTATATGTATCCATTATGatgaatttgatgagactgtcaacaaagtgagaggttaagcgctataaaaccaggtttaattcaccattttctacatttgaaaatgcctgtaccaagtcaggaaaatgacagttcttgactgtttgtttttgatgtgttttgtcatttgattttgccatgtgattaaggactttccgatttgattttcctctgagttcagtatttttgtgattttactttttaaaacaacagaaaaaatcgtcaaactttaacaaataaacagacaacTATATGTATGTATGCTCAAGTCACATTCCTACCCatacaaaagaataaaaaagaagttaaaattACATCTAGTCTCTGTTGATGAGCTTTTGTTTGCTGTTCCTGGTGTTTCATTCTCTGTTGTAAAGCATTGAATCCTACTACTGGAACAGGGATCAAGTTCTCTTGGTCAGGGTTATCTAACTTTGCCTGCTCCCAAATGAATGGATGAATTCCTACAATATAAAACACTCAATCTATATTCTTGTGAATGAACGATTCccctttaaatttaattttataatatgggAATTGCAAGTGACATATAGACCTAGCCATTTTGACATCAGTAGTTTTCAACATCTAGTTTCATTTAACAGTCATTGGGTAAAATAGTTTACCATGAACTTGTTGTCACATCAGCTTGAAATTTAATACACTTGACCAAAATGAAgtcaattcaaacaaaaatgtttgccAAACTTTGGTTTGATCCAATCAGTGCAATTCACTGAAATATTAGAAATGTGGAAGCTTGAATATGGCATGGCTTCGTACATGTCATAGTGGTAAATTTCCTTGTCTTTTAAATTCTCTTGTTTTCTAAAAcaattatgaattaaaaatatcagcattttaaaagagattttaaacataacaaaacataCCAGCAGGAGGGTTTTCTAAATAAACCTTCAGTTGTTCAGGTGTAAACCCAGTCTTCTGCCAAATATCTTCTGCTGCAAGCTGTGttgtaatttgttgttttatattggGTGTGTTCAGGAACTGGAACAGCTCACTAGCTGTTATTCTTTTGGCAGGACCACTTGCTGGTCTCTCCAAGATGTATATAACTAATTCAGTTCtggaaaaaaacatcatgaCACAATTTGGAcataaatcattaaataatcTAGAAACACgttttttaaaactgtattaGAGCATTTTTTATCAAACCTCAAAATCCTTTACTGTGTCTATTAAAAAGTTGGTCTATTAAAAAGTTGATCTCCTTAATGTACAATTTTAACCTAAGAAAGAAGTCAATTTAATACGTTCAACTTGATTTTTCCGTGCTAAACTGAGATTGTAAATTTATCAGATTTATATTTACGTGTTCTACACATTTGAATGTTTAAGctttttaagatttgttttaaatttgtcatttcagggcattttatagctaggTGGTATaggttttgtttattgttaaaggTTTAACAGTGAACTATTGCTAATAACTATTGctaataatttttttgtcataactttttgtcattttgtctattttggagaattgtctcattagcaGTTTTACAGCttctgactttttttatttaaatcatttgattCCAAACTTTGGATTTATTTAATGAGCATATTTCATAAAAGTAATTCCAGATACATGTGTTGTGTGCATGGACTTTGTTCCATTTCTTTGCTCCACACAGTTTAATTTGTGATAGTAAGATTTTCTGTTTATGCATACTTAATGTTACATTTAGAATTGTTTTGAAGGCCTTGGTTTAAATGCAGGTCAATAAAAAGGCCTAAA
This Mytilus trossulus isolate FHL-02 chromosome 14, PNRI_Mtr1.1.1.hap1, whole genome shotgun sequence DNA region includes the following protein-coding sequences:
- the LOC134697442 gene encoding nuclear pore complex protein Nup54-like, with protein sequence MAFFGGAATTPFGATATTSTSTGFGGFGTQTQSTGFGLFNQAKTTAPTFGTGGFGTTTGATAGFGASTGFGLGGTATTQPTTGFGTSTGFGAAPAPGGFGTGTAFKGFGAAPTTGFGATGATGFGAIGGPQLQAQQQQQAQQAQQSSLELLGTAVTLPQIYGDERDGIIAKWNQLQAYWGTGKGFYSSNGFVNFTPDNPYCRFKAVGYNRLPRSRNEDGLVSIVIKKKESDVTAQQQQVVDQLFKILGNKPHLSVCVEGIKTLPDDKTELVIYILERPASGPAKRITASELFQFLNTPNIKQQITTQLAAEDIWQKTGFTPEQLKVYLENPPAGIHPFIWEQAKLDNPDQENLIPVPVVGFNALQQRMKHQEQQTKAHQQRLDMIANELQQFQQKQNNMMSKMDEYKRKHIELSHRLLQVVVKQEIFRKMGYAIQADEEQLRVHLEKTQAELNHPTQFKGRLNELMSQIRMQNHLAGNRADFSYQMDPSLQQEIKQLLKQQQDGLKHLIQIVKDDSHDLQLMEQSLQESSHRR